A single region of the Anaerostipes rhamnosivorans genome encodes:
- a CDS encoding IS91 family transposase translates to MNILQKIFCDHYEEIKYTLHPRPSVIQNIDRMLHCGDPSFGGAMYGCSKCGNLKFVPFRCKSRFCPTCGAKYSIDRTTSMAFKIINVKHRHCVFTIADELRSYFLQDRSLLNCLFSAVRSVILRMFHKDNQTELFTPGFILVLHTFGRDLKWNPHIHCLLSEGGLGKSGLWQAKSHFNYTFMRSSFQTALLNELKKKLPHSFKEVVSQVYKNSRDGFYVYAKPNRCKPKQVINYIGRYLGRPVIATSRIDLYNSIDDTVTFHYNRHEDDHYVEETLPSMDFIKRLIRHIPEKHFKQVRYYGLYARSHIEDYKLHHAIHSSMHKFYLSMNRWRDCISLSFGYDPIQCPCCNQKMELLEIYHNHKRVPLDELYRKAKEKYHGP, encoded by the coding sequence ATGAATATATTACAGAAAATCTTTTGTGACCATTATGAAGAAATCAAATATACTCTCCATCCTCGTCCTTCTGTCATCCAAAACATTGACCGAATGCTTCATTGTGGCGACCCTTCTTTCGGTGGTGCCATGTATGGATGCTCCAAATGTGGCAACTTAAAGTTTGTTCCTTTTCGTTGCAAAAGCCGTTTCTGTCCTACCTGCGGTGCCAAGTATTCCATTGACCGCACTACTTCTATGGCTTTTAAAATCATCAACGTCAAACACAGACATTGTGTTTTTACCATTGCAGATGAACTTCGCTCTTACTTCCTCCAGGATCGTTCTCTTCTTAACTGCCTTTTTTCTGCTGTAAGAAGTGTCATTCTCCGCATGTTCCACAAGGATAATCAAACAGAATTATTTACTCCTGGTTTCATTCTTGTCCTTCATACCTTTGGCAGAGATTTGAAATGGAACCCGCATATTCACTGTCTCCTTTCAGAAGGTGGTCTGGGCAAAAGTGGCCTGTGGCAGGCAAAATCACATTTTAACTATACTTTCATGCGCAGCTCCTTTCAAACTGCTCTTTTGAATGAACTTAAGAAGAAACTTCCTCATTCTTTCAAAGAAGTGGTCTCTCAGGTTTACAAAAACAGCAGGGATGGCTTTTATGTCTATGCAAAACCAAACCGCTGTAAGCCAAAACAGGTGATTAACTACATCGGCCGGTATCTGGGCAGACCCGTCATCGCCACTTCCCGCATTGATCTCTACAACTCTATTGATGATACGGTCACGTTTCATTACAACCGTCATGAAGATGATCACTATGTGGAAGAAACTCTTCCCTCCATGGACTTCATCAAAAGACTGATCCGACACATTCCAGAAAAACATTTTAAACAAGTTCGTTACTATGGGCTTTATGCCAGATCCCATATAGAAGATTACAAACTCCATCATGCGATCCATTCATCAATGCATAAATTTTATCTTTCTATGAACAGATGGCGGGACTGTATCAGTCTCTCTTTTGGATATGACCCGATTCAATGCCCATGCTGTAACCAAAAAATGGAATTGCTCGAAATTTATCATAACCACAAGCGCGTTCCTCTCGATGAACTTTATCGAAAAGCCAAGGAAAAATATCATGGTCCTTAA